In the genome of Aythya fuligula isolate bAytFul2 chromosome 23, bAytFul2.pri, whole genome shotgun sequence, the window gggcgggctgggggctggagccggacccccccccggcccctctctGCCCTCGCCCCTTTCCACGGGGCcccgggtgctgcagcccctggtaTGGGACCGtgtggctgctgccctcccGGGGGACGTGGGGACCCCCGGCTTGGGACCCCAACCCCCTGGGTGGTGGCTTTGGGGAGCCCAAGGGCTGCCACCCCCCCCGCTGCCATCACCTGCACCCTGCGGGGAGGTTTGGGTGCCCACCCCGCTCCAGCTGCTCCCCGTCCTTTCGTGGGCTCTGCCCATCCCGGGGGCTTTCTCCTCCCCTGTCagcagggatttggggctggggggggcacgctgggtgccccccaccctcctCCGCTGGGTGGGCGCAGAGCCCCTGTGCCCGTTCTCCGGGGGGGAGCTGCGATGCACCACCTGGTTTTCTCCTCTACCACAACTGTGAAGCATTGGGGATTGGTCAGGAAcaaaaaaagggctttttattCATCATTTTGGGGGGGTTGGAGGGTCTGCGGCCAcatcctgccccccttccccaggctctGAGAGCCCCCCCCAGGGCAGCGGGGCTTGGAAATGCCTAAAAACTCCCCCAGCCTGGGACCACAGCTCCTTGGGTGCCTGGGGTCGGCGCGGGCAGCaccgtgtccccgtgtccccgtgtccccgtgtccctcaCCGGGCGGGTGCTGGTCACCGCCCGGCCCtggggggggctcctggggccatcctgcagcccccttttgGGACCAACGCTGCCCCGTGTCGCCGTCCCTCAGGAGCCGCCGGCCCCTGTGGTTTATCCTCGTCCGCGTCTCGTTCGTCGCGTCTCAGCCAGTGgcctgttgtgtttgtttttcatgttctcCCTTTCGAATTTCTAATAAAACCAGCCGTTTTTGTAAGCTGTGGGCTGCGTGCATggggtccccatcccctgcccgtCGGGGACACGACGGGGTGGCAGCGGGTGGCCCTGTGCTGACAGGGACCGAGGGTGCAGCCAGGTCTCCCCCCAGCCTTGCATTCGGCCACGAGGGAGCACCCCAAACTCCCCGGGATGGATCCAGCCCGGTTCTGCTCCCAGCCACGGGGGTCCCGGCAGTGCCAGCACCACCACAGCGCCTtcagccctggcacagcaccagaGCCAGGTTCTCTGGGGGATCTCAGAGCCGCTGCTGGCACGGGGACGCTGCTGGCACGAGGACACCGCTGGCATCGCCTCCGGTCTGGGCCGAGCGCTCTGCATCGTGCAACGCTGGCGGCGCGTTGCGTCGAGCCTTCTggccccaggcagccccagcccagccccaaaGCCACGTCCCGGGGCTCTCCCGCTGCCACCCCATGGCTTGAACCCCATTGTTGGTGGCTCCCCCGTCCCCGCGAGCCCCCCGCGCGCTGGCACCGAAGGGCGCTGCGTCCCCCCGCCGTGCGCCTCCCCCTGCTCCCGCAATCTTTGTCCTGCTCACTCCGGGCTATATTTAGCCCTCCCCCGTGCTATTTCGCCTCCCTGGCAGGAGTTTATAACTGGCCGGGACAGCCACAcctcctttctgctttcctcccttgctttccttccttctcttttcccctttttttttttccctccctgctccgctccggcccggccgccgctccctgcccctgcccctgccccatgcCCAAAGCACCGGGGGCTGCCCGAGCCCAGGACCCCTCCAGGAGCCAGCATGGGGCCCGCTGAGGAGCTGGTCCGGATCGCCAAGAAGTTGGATAAGATGGTGGCCAGGAAGAGCACGGTAAGGCGGGCTGGGGCGCGCGTGCAATATTTGCACACTTGTGCCAGATTTGCACACCCACGTGCCAGATTTGCACGCGTGAGCAATATTTTGCACGCGTGCCATATTTGCACGCGCGTGCCACGTTTGCCTGCGTGTGCCACATTTGCACTATTTGGGTGTGCTTGCGTTTTTGGGCAGCTCggggcagggcgagggaggAAAGCCACGAAGCTCCCCGACgtggcaaagagaaaaagggggctcagaaattcagaaatgtcCCCCCCCAGGAGGGGCTGAGCgggtgctggggtgctgagctccctcagggcacccctgggtgctgcctctCCACCCTTGGGGAGTTGGAGCTGGTGCCCATGGGGGGTTTATTTTGGATTTGGGGCTGTCCTGTGCCCCCCCTGCTCAAGGCCATGGGGACGTGGTAGTCTGGGGAgctcggggcggggggggggacctGTCCCAGGCCGTGGCGGTGTGGGACAGAGGACAAATGCGGTGACAGGTGCTTGGCCCCCAGCCCGACCACAGGCACCCAAaccaggctggggctggcagcaggggctcagccccatgcaaaggaaaaaaaaaatcccttgggGGGAGGTGGGAAAAGCCCCCCCGAGCCCAGACACAGCCCTGCCTTTTGCACAAGTGCGTGTAAACGTgcacggggagggagggggctgagCCACGGCACTGGcaggggttggggagggggcttcggtgctggggggggggggcgcaggaTCTGTCCCTGCCTCCCTTTGTGCCAGCTGAGCACCCGTCCTGGCCCACTGGTTGCACGGGGGCGAGCCCAGCCCCTAAAGTTAATATTTGACCGTTTCTGGTGGACTTTGCCCTGGGGAGGTGTGGGCTTCCCAGGTGCTGCCGTCCCCCCCCCATCTGGTGGCTTTTTGGGACCCTGGATCACAACCGCCCAGCCTCGGCTGAAGGGACTGATCCTGCCCAGCCTCAGGCTGTCGTTGTGGTTCCCAAACCCTCCTGATTTATGCCGCTTTTGGGAAGGGGAACGGAGCCAGGTCACAGCACGGGGGTGTCCCCTGCgcccagcaggctgggagctCCGGCACGACAAGTGGCACGACCCCGCCGTGGGTCCCTGCACCCTCATCTCTGCTCCTGCACCTCTAAAAATACCGGGGAGGAAAACGACCCCGCGTGGAGCCGTGCCGGGGATATATTTAGCCCTACAAGCACCGTGCACCCAAGGGCCgggctgtgaagctggtgaCATGTGGCCACCAGTGCCTTGGGGACACTCAGGTGTCCTCAGCCCTCCCTGTTGGAGCAGGATGTTTTTTAGGGGAGCATCCTTGCGGGTGGCCACGTGGCCCCGAGCGCCTGCCCCATCCCCTCTGGGGACCCCGTGGGGTGGTCCCGGGGGGGGCGCAGCTCCTCAAGGGTTCCCGTGGCCTCTCCCCGCTGTAGGAAGGGGCGCTGGATCTGCTCAAGTCGCTCACCGGCTACACCATGAccatccagctgctgcaggtgagatggggctgtgctgggggtttggggggtcccgggggggtcccggtgaCGGCCCCGCTAACGCCTGTCCCCAGACCACGCGCATCGGGGTGGCGGTCAACTCGGTGCGCAAGCACTGCTCGGACGAAGAGGTGGTGGCCTCGGCCAAGATCCTCATCAAGAACTGGAAGCGGCTGCTGGGTGAGAGGGGCAAAATCCTCCCCAAAACCTTCCCAAAACctcccccaaacctccccaaacCCCCACCGGGCTGTCCCGGTGACCCGGCGCCTTCCCGCAGAGACCCCCGCTGCCCCGAGGAGGGAGAAGGACGGCGAcggggagaaggagaagaaggagaaggagaagcgGCTGGATTTCCCCAGCTGTCCCAACGAAGGGGCGAACCCGCCCCCGGCCAAACACCCCAAGACCCCGGCCGAGAAGCACAAGGAGAAGCACAAGGAGCGGTACGGGGCCAGCGGGGGGGCACCAGCGGGGCCAGGACCAGCTCCGACCCCCCCGGCTCCATCCCTAAGGGCTTGGTTTATCCAGGATGGAGCCCCCCTGCccgtttttttccccttccccacgtGCTTTTTACCCAAACGAGGGCTGTCCCGAGGGTAAAACCGACCCCAAACCGCCCCCGTCTCTCTTTCTGCAGGAAGCCCAGCACCCCCGGCACCCACCCAGCCCCCCCCAAGGGCCACCCCCCCGACTCCAACCCGCAGAGGTACCCGCGGTCCTGCCCGCGCTGCTCGGGGCTCTGCGGGGCTCCACGAGGctttgtggggctgggggggtcttTGGTGGGAAGGGGGGGTCAGGATGTGGCTCCCCGGGCTGCACGGAGGGTGCCGGGTGCTGAGCGCgtcccccccttcccctgtgTTTCCCTGAAGGGAGCCCAGCAGCGGCCgcagcccctctgcctcctccaaGAAATCATCCCTGGATGGCAAGAAAGAGAGGTGGGGGTCCTGGGATGGGggtacgggggggggggggagaggacCCCAGCCCCTCTTGGGGCTGCGGATGGGGCTCAGGACCTGGTCCCCAAACTCCGAGCCGTGGCTGCTCCCGCAGGAGGGACTCTGCCGACTCCAGGTCCTCGgccgcctcctcctcttcctccccgcAGAAGAGACCCTCGGGGGAGAGGTAAGGAagaagcccccccccccggggggacCTGGCCCTGGGGGGAGACCTGGCcctggggggggcacagccccaaTTTGGGGATGCTCCAACCGTGGGACACGCAGGCAGGGTGGGAAGAGAGGGGCTGCCAGCCTGATTCTGCCCCATCCTtggtgtcccccccaccccgtgccccccccaggAGAGCCTCCGTGGGTGCCAGCCCCTCGCCCGCCCCCGCCACCCCCCGGAGGAGCTCCAGCGACAGCAAGGAGGACAGGTaggacccccccccaacccctccaaCCCCCTCCTACGTCCCCACGGGACCCCAACACCGAcctgtgtgcccccccccagggccaACAGCAGCAAGGCCAAGGCGGAGACGCCTCggacccccagcagcccccccttCTCGCCCAGCgtctgcctcctgcccccctgCTACCTGACGGGGGACTCAGTCCGGGACAAGTGCATTGAGATGCTGACGGCCGCGCTCCGCATGGATGGTGagcaaagggggggggggacacacaaaattgggggggctggggagggtcGTAGCCTGCTCCTCTGGGGCAAAACGGGGAGGGGAACCCTCCAAAAttggtgctgagccctgggcaAAGCAAGCCACAAAGTTATTtggaggggcagcagggaccccccccccccgtctcCATCCCGAAGGTCCTTGGCCAAGCTGGGCTGGGTGTCccgtggggcagccccagcggGGGCAACCCTACAAAAATAAACGGGGCTCCGAGGCCTGGGGGCACCCGGGCAGCAAATTGCACCCCCCGACTGGCAGAAAAGCCCCGGCTGTGCCTCAAAACCCAGCGTTCGGCCCCAAAAGGGGGTTGGTGGGGTCTCTGGTGGGGGATTTGGGTGTGGGTGTTGCAAAGGGTTTCATTGCGGGTTTAAGGTGGGGGGAAAATGATTGATTTTGGAGAGGGGGTG includes:
- the TCEA3 gene encoding transcription elongation factor A protein 3 codes for the protein MGPAEELVRIAKKLDKMVARKSTEGALDLLKSLTGYTMTIQLLQTTRIGVAVNSVRKHCSDEEVVASAKILIKNWKRLLETPAAPRREKDGDGEKEKKEKEKRLDFPSCPNEGANPPPAKHPKTPAEKHKEKHKERKPSTPGTHPAPPKGHPPDSNPQREPSSGRSPSASSKKSSLDGKKERRDSADSRSSAASSSSSPQKRPSGERRASVGASPSPAPATPRRSSSDSKEDRANSSKAKAETPRTPSSPPFSPSVCLLPPCYLTGDSVRDKCIEMLTAALRMDDDYKEFGVNCERMASEIEDHIFQELKSTDMKYRNRVRSRISNLKDPKNPNLRRNVLCGAILPGLIARMTAEEMASDELKELRNAMTQEAIREHQMAKTGGTVTDLFQCGKCKKKNCTYNQVQTRSADEPMTTFVLCNECGNRWKFC